The following proteins come from a genomic window of Coregonus clupeaformis isolate EN_2021a chromosome 2, ASM2061545v1, whole genome shotgun sequence:
- the ptcd3 gene encoding pentatricopeptide repeat domain-containing protein 3, mitochondrial encodes MAAPGKHVGYYIYKNGRFFLSNFEQFWLRRNFGWSAAVCQQNASTERESAEAIVIPKKKTWSKGAVLQALASTVNRDPTAPHYMFQDDPYLTPRTSAEFKLYSLSQESGRMAANHIVNKNPKFFQKDFAEPHIPCLMPETMELRIEEVSEAALLERIMLKKVKAAVDMYDQLLQAGTTVSTDASNDLLDLICLYGDRDPMQDDKPETEDVAQEAQEEGRRRKGRLRRASDLVRIVWRENNNAERIFNLLPERDTRAYSALIRGMVKYGAHVKAFNAYTDMLNNRLTADVHTFNALISAAPEVREKYNEKWDLVVDLLKQMNEQKVKPNLLTFNAVLKALRRCGSLARAQSLHTLSEMKAMGIAPSLASFDHVLGIFYKAASPSQGQTDILHEVMTEVAGRTFVAQDPDDVNFFSSAMRICLDTKDIEAAYRVHDLLSVGENWRLLGDSFQQSIYYGRLFNLLCMMEHIDVVLKWYKELIPSLYYPNPQGMRDLLQALDTDNRLDMIPQIWKDIRRMGHDNKSDLVDELLSLMARDKHSPEIQESFAVCALDVRSVYEQGQGTRMALEWTATAMTNITSILLAAQKKQQAWDMLKLFKTKNRVPSEELMEEFLASSNDPQQALELVQISASFCLPTTPKLAERVLQEFELSEEQKTILSELEVSTEVSE; translated from the exons ATGGCGGCCCCCGGTAAACATGTAGGGTATTACATTTACAAGAATGGTCGCTTTTTTCTAAGTAATTTTGAACAATTCTGGCTTCGGAG GAACTTTGGATGGAGTGCAGCAGTTTGTCAACAAAATGCATCAACTGAAAGAG AGTCTGCAGAGGCAATTGTCATTCCCAAAAAGAAAACATG GAGCAAAGGGGCTGTGCTGCAGGCTCTTGCATCCACCGTCAACAGG GACCCCACTGCACCACATTATATGTTCCAGGATGATCCTTATCTTACTCCAAGGACATCTGCAGAGTTT AAATTATACTCCCTCTCCCAGGAGTCTGGCAGAATGGCAGCTAACCACATTGTCAACAAAAACCCAAAGTTCTTCCAGAAAGACTTTGCTGAACCACATATTCCA TGCTTAATGCCAGAAACCATGGAGCTGCGTATTGAGGAGGTGAGTGAGGCAGCGCTACTGGAGCGCATCATGCTGAAGAAGGTGAAGGCTGCAGTAGACATGTACGATCAGCTGCTACAGGCAG GCACCACCGTGTCTACTGATGCCTCTAATGACCTGCTGGACCTTATTTGTCTCTATGGAGACCGTGACCCTATGCAAGATGACAAGCCAGAGACAGAAGATGTG GCTCAGGAGGCGCAGGAGGAGGGCcggaggaggaaagggaggcTGCGGAGAGCCTCCGACTTAGTGAGGATAGTTTGGAG GGAGAACAACAATGCAGAGAGGATCTTTAACCTGCTTCCAGAGCGTGACACACGAGCATACTCTGCTTTGATCAGAGGCATGGTCAAG TATGGAGCTCATGTGAAGGCATTCAATGCATACACTGACATGCTGAACAACAGACTGACTG CGGATGTCCACACCTTCAATGCTCTGATCTCTGCTGCACCAGAGGTCCGGGAGAAGTACAATGAGAAATGGGACCTGGTTGTT GACTTGCTAAAGCAGATGAATGAGCAGAAGGTGAAGCCCAATCTGCTGACGTTTAATGCTGTGCTGAAGGCCCTGCGTCGCTGTGGCTCCTTAGCCAGGGCCCAGTCTCTGCACACGCTCAGTGAGATGAAGGCTATGGGCATTG cacCCAGTTTGGCTTCTTTTGACCATGTTCTGGGCATTTTCTACAAAGCAG CATCTCCTTCCCAAGGGCAGACTGATATCCTACATGAAGTGATGACTGAGGTGGCAGGAAGGACCTTCGTTGCTCAGGATCCAGATGATG TAAACTTTTTCTCTAGTGCCATGAGAATT TGTCTGGATACCAAGGACATTGAGGCAGCATACAGGGTGCATGACCTGCTCAGTGTGGGAGAGAACTGGAGGCTGCTGGGAGATTCCTTCCAACAGAGTATCTATTA TGGCAGATTGTTCAACCTACTCTGCATGATGGAACACATAGACGTGGTGCTGAAGTGGTACAAAGAACTGATTCCTTCT CTCTATTACCCCAATCCACAAGGAATGAGAGATCTGCTCCAGGCACTGGACACTGATAACAGATTGGACATGATCCCACAGATATGGAAAG ACATCAGACGAATGGGGCATGACAACAAGTCCGATTTAGTGGATGAGCTGCTGTCACTCATGGCCAGGGACAAGCACAGCCCTGAG ATCCAGGAGTCTTTTGCAGTGTGTGCGCTGGATGTGAGGAGTGTGTATGAGCAGGGGCAAGGAACCAGGATGGCTCTGGAGTGGACAGCCACTGCCAtgaccaacatcacctccatccTACTGGCAGCCCAGAAGAAGCAGCAGGCATG GGATATGTTGAAGCTCTTCAAGACCAAAAACAGAGTTCCATC TGAGGAGCTGATGGAGGAGTTCCTGGCCAGCAGCAACGACCCTCAGCAAGCCCTGGAGCTGGTACAGATCTCAGCTAGCTTCTGTCTGCCCACCACCCCCAAACTGGCTGAGAGGGTACTGCAGGAGTTCGAGCTCTCTGAAGAACAAAA GACTATTCTGTCTGAGCTGGAGGTCTCAACTGAAGTCAGCGAGTGA